One part of the Bacillota bacterium genome encodes these proteins:
- a CDS encoding tripartite tricarboxylate transporter substrate binding protein yields the protein SLKGGTEFMLRKRLGMLVVLLIGILLAVNTLGCKGQQVKSKYPSKPIELIVPFAPGGATDVVARPLALRLQEMWGQTVTVVNKPGGSGTVGVMEVVGAAPDGYKMLVNVTSTGSLNPAVDPNLPYKWDQLTHVCRINVNPLVFIVKGDSKWNGLQDVVNELKADPTKYNYGTSGAGGPSTFAIAQLCQDSGIDPTKLTRVVLGGGAAVVTAVAGGHVHLAAQNLSEVVAMIEAGKIKALAVTTPERAPQLPNVPTTKEAGFPGVTLVGWNGISGPPGLPADVVKAWEEAVQKVCADPGFQKEMEKAGATAAFLNQADFQKFLKEYYETGVAIAEKLGLRK from the coding sequence AAGCTTGAAAGGAGGAACGGAGTTTATGCTGAGGAAGCGCTTGGGAATGCTGGTGGTGCTGCTCATCGGTATTCTGCTAGCCGTTAATACCCTTGGTTGCAAAGGGCAGCAGGTGAAGAGCAAGTATCCGTCCAAGCCGATCGAACTCATAGTCCCCTTTGCCCCGGGTGGCGCAACCGATGTCGTCGCTAGGCCTCTGGCGCTGCGTCTGCAGGAGATGTGGGGGCAGACGGTGACCGTGGTCAACAAGCCAGGTGGTAGTGGCACGGTCGGCGTGATGGAGGTGGTAGGTGCCGCTCCTGACGGATACAAGATGTTGGTTAACGTAACCAGTACGGGCAGCTTGAACCCTGCTGTTGACCCCAACTTGCCGTACAAGTGGGATCAACTCACCCACGTATGTCGCATCAACGTCAACCCCTTGGTGTTCATCGTCAAGGGAGATTCCAAGTGGAACGGCTTACAGGATGTTGTCAACGAGTTGAAGGCAGATCCGACGAAGTATAATTACGGGACATCGGGTGCCGGGGGTCCGTCGACTTTTGCCATAGCCCAATTGTGTCAGGATTCAGGGATAGACCCGACGAAGCTCACCCGGGTAGTGCTCGGGGGTGGGGCAGCCGTGGTCACGGCTGTGGCGGGGGGTCACGTCCACTTGGCGGCTCAAAACCTGAGCGAAGTCGTAGCCATGATTGAGGCTGGCAAAATCAAGGCACTTGCTGTCACGACACCCGAGCGGGCGCCTCAGCTTCCGAACGTGCCCACGACCAAAGAGGCAGGGTTCCCTGGAGTGACACTGGTCGGGTGGAACGGAATCAGCGGGCCCCCTGGGCTTCCTGCAGATGTGGTTAAGGCATGGGAGGAAGCCGTTCAAAAGGTGTGCGCCGATCCGGGGTTCCAGAAGGAGATGGAAAAGGCAGGTGCAACTGCGGCCTTCTTGAACCAAGCCGATTTCCAGAAGTTCCTGAAGGAATATTACGAGACTGGCGTTGCGATTGCCGAGAAGCTTGGCCTTCGGAAGTAG
- a CDS encoding leucyl aminopeptidase, which translates to MKSVQLLKNARKLVEICGGVKPGEKALVVTDYNKLSLAEAVAAACHAVGAEVVVSIMIPRRMHNEEIPKHVAAAMREADVIFAPTTWSIAHTKARVEATKAGARVVNMPSYEESTLIGGAIDVDFEAQARLVRKVAEMLTAAKEARVYTDLGTDIRLGLEGRQGAALTGLIHNPGEFGTPPDVEARITPVEGTSEGVIVVDGSIPVPEIGLIRDPIRVVVKQGRVTEISGGEQARVFRELLESQRDPEVYNIAELGIGLNPKGRLVGVMVEDEGSLGTVHIAVGTSAAFGGKVRTSLHLDMMIRAPVVELDGRVILDRGALRV; encoded by the coding sequence ATGAAATCAGTCCAGCTTCTGAAGAACGCCCGAAAGCTCGTAGAAATCTGCGGCGGTGTCAAGCCGGGAGAGAAGGCCCTGGTGGTGACAGATTATAATAAGCTGTCCCTCGCTGAGGCAGTTGCTGCAGCTTGCCACGCCGTGGGAGCTGAGGTCGTAGTTAGCATCATGATACCGCGACGGATGCACAACGAAGAAATCCCCAAGCACGTTGCGGCCGCGATGCGCGAGGCCGACGTCATCTTCGCGCCGACCACGTGGTCGATAGCTCACACGAAGGCGCGCGTGGAAGCCACCAAGGCCGGGGCCCGGGTGGTCAATATGCCCTCTTATGAGGAGAGCACGCTCATAGGGGGTGCAATTGATGTGGATTTCGAGGCCCAGGCACGCCTGGTCCGCAAGGTAGCGGAGATGCTCACCGCGGCGAAGGAGGCGAGGGTGTACACCGACCTGGGGACCGACATCCGGCTTGGGCTGGAAGGGCGGCAGGGGGCAGCACTGACGGGCCTCATCCACAATCCTGGTGAGTTCGGGACTCCCCCTGATGTGGAGGCGCGCATCACTCCGGTTGAGGGGACTTCAGAAGGTGTCATCGTCGTGGACGGCAGCATCCCTGTTCCGGAAATCGGGCTCATCAGGGACCCCATCCGGGTAGTGGTTAAACAGGGCAGGGTGACTGAGATCTCAGGTGGGGAGCAGGCTCGGGTGTTCCGTGAACTGCTGGAGAGCCAACGCGATCCCGAGGTGTACAACATCGCCGAGTTGGGGATAGGGTTGAACCCCAAGGGGCGCCTCGTGGGTGTGATGGTCGAGGACGAGGGTTCACTCGGGACAGTTCATATCGCTGTAGGGACGAGTGCCGCATTTGGGGGGAAGGTTCGGACGTCCCTCCACCTTGACATGATGATACGTGCCCCGGTAGTTGAGCTTGACGGCCGCGTAATTCTGGACCGCGGAGCACTCAGGGTTTGA